The proteins below are encoded in one region of Ostrea edulis chromosome 3, xbOstEdul1.1, whole genome shotgun sequence:
- the LOC125674567 gene encoding uncharacterized protein K02A2.6-like: MKTDDSEDIDLSELTAIKAVRDELTVHSDNILLRNHRIVLPKSLRQRSIDIAHEGHQGVAKTKSFTRTKVWFPGMDGMIEEAVKNCASCQTLTPEFRSVEPYKMSELPSGPWENISIDFCGPLPSSDYLFVMVDEYSRYPIVEIVKSVSARSTIPVLDKVISTFELPKTVKSDNGSQFQSYEFKQFVENMGFVHRRITPRWPRANAQAESFNKPLMKAIRSAHINQQNW, encoded by the coding sequence ATGAAGACTGATGATAGTGAAGATATTGATTTGAGTGAATTGACAGCAATCAAAGCTGTTCGTGATGAGCTCACTGTACATTCGGATAATATTCTGCTTCGGAATCATCGTATTGTATTACCCAAAAGTCTAAGGCAGAGATCTATTGATATTGCACATGAAGGTCATCAGGGTGTGGCCAAGACGAAATCATTTACACGCACCAAAGTGTGGTTTCCTGGCATGGATGGAATGATCGAAGAAGCAGTTAAGAACTGTGCATCATGCCAAACTCTCACTCCAGAATTTCGTTCCGTTGAACCTTATAAGATGTCTGAGTTACCCTCAGGACCATGGGAGAACATCAGCATAGACTTTTGTGGACCCTTACCTTCAAGTGATTACTTATTTGTCATGGTGGATGAATACTCCCGTTATCCTATTGTCGAAATAGTGAAGTCTGTGTCTGCAAGATCAACTATTCCGGTACTTGACAAAGTCATTAGTACATTTGAATTACCAAAAACTGTGAAAAGTGACAATGGTAGCCAATTTCAGTCATATGAATTTAAGCAGTTTGTAGAGAACATGGGATTTGTACATCGACGGATCACCCCCAGATGGCCCCGGGCCAATGCCCAGGCTGAGAGTTTTAACAAACCACTCATGAAAGCGATACGCTCTGCTCATATTAATCAGCAGAATTGGTAA
- the LOC125674566 gene encoding LOW QUALITY PROTEIN: nuclear apoptosis-inducing factor 1-like (The sequence of the model RefSeq protein was modified relative to this genomic sequence to represent the inferred CDS: deleted 2 bases in 1 codon) — MSSKKQRKPNFSDLEVEVLVDAVSINYSILYGKFSSSLTNARKTATWQQVTDKVNAVSLQCTRDVVEVKKKWQDLQSAAKKKEAERRKKMMKTGGGPLDHPSMNLWEEKVLQVIPSTAISGISGGTDTSETTTSSSVQNTSMCTASGDGSIEGLIITEVPVEELVSQATGTTCNDTDKATEVEETNSVAPMSTSRGKRGYSCSEETRRLLDFEEEKLKIKKRHLEIEEEKLQVLKNIHNLLQENCSNPIYGLISKEM; from the exons ATGTCGAGCAAGAAACAGCGGAAACCGAATTTTTCTGATCTGGAGGTGGAGGTGTTGGTGGACGCTGTTTCCATTAATTACAGCATTCTATATGGGAAGTTTTCCTCCTCGCTGACCAATGCGAGGAAGACTGCAACTTGGCAGCAAGTCACTGACAA AGTAAATGCAGTAAGTCTTCAATGTACGAGAGATGTGGTTGAAGTCAAGAAGAAATGGCAGGACCTGCAGTCAGCtgcc aaaaaaaaggaagCAGAGAGGAGAAAAAAGATGATGAAGACTGGGGGTGGTCCATTGGACCATCCATCAATGAACCTGTGGGAAGAGAAA GTTTTGCAGGTTATTCCTTCAACTGCCATTAGTGGCATCAGTGGTGGTACTGATACTAGTGAAACAACCACATCATCATCAGTCCAAAACACATCAATGTGTACTGCATCAGGTGATGGAAGTATTGAAGGGTTGATAATCACAGAAG tgCCAGTTGAAGAACTTGTGTCACAAGCCACAGGAACAACATGCAATGATACTGACAAAGCAACTGAAGTGGAGG AGACAAACTCAGTTGCTCCAATGTCAACAAGTAGAG GTAAAAGAGGGTACTCCTGCTCTGAGGAAACCCGCCGCCTTCTTGATTTTGAGGAAGAAAAGTTGAAAATCAAGAAGCGTCATCTTGAGATAGAGGAGGAGAAGTTGCAAGTCTTGAAAAACATTCATAACTTGTTGCAAGAAAATTGCAGCAATCCTATTTATGGATTGATCTCCAAGgaaatgtga